The Nitrospira sp. sequence GCGTCATGCAAGCGATCGTGGGTCTGTTTGCCCGGCTCTTTTACCGGACCATGGGCTTATCGGGAGCCGAGTCTCTGTCCGGCGCAGCGAATATCTTCGTCGGCATCGAGGCGGGCTTGATTGTTCGTCCCTACCTCACAGCCATGACGCAATCGGAACTGCTCTTGGTGCTGACGTGCATGATGGCGACCGTGGCGAGCACGGTCATGGGCATCTACGTGTCGGCTCTGCAGCATGTGGTGCCTCAGATCGCAGGGCATTTGATTTCTGCGTCGGTGATTTCTATTCCTTGTGCGGTTCTCATCAGTAAACTCACGTGGCCCGAAGATGGACAGCCCGTGACGTTGGGCGGCGTGCCTGCGGTTCCCACCGACCCGAACCCATCGCCTTTATCCAACGGTGAAACAATCCAGCCGCCCTCCAACCTCATTGTCGCCTTGATCGACGGGGCGGGGCAGGGAATGAAAATGGCGGTCGGCATTGCCGCGTTGCTGATCGTGTTTCTTGGATTGGAAGCGTTGGTAGATTTGGCGCTGGCCCAGCTTCCTGCGATCGGAGGAGTGCCTCTCTCCGCCACACGGGTCCTCGCCTGGCTGACCTGGCCATTCGCCGTTCTCCTCGGTCTCCGTCCGGAGGAATGGCAGATCGGCGCGGACTTGCTGGGGTCGCGGTTTATCGAGACGGAAGTCGCGGCCTATTTCAAGTTGGCCGCGGTGCAATCCGCGTCTCCGCCGCCGCTCTCTCCACGGTCCCTCACAGCCATGACCTATGCCCTCTGCGGATTCGTGCATGTGGCGAGCATGGGCATCTTTGTCGGCGGCATCTCCGCCTTGGTGCCGCATAGGGCAAAAGATATCTCGGTCCTCGGGCTGCGCGCCTTGTGGACCGCCTATTTGACGACGTTGCTGACCGGTTGTATTGCCGGAGTCCTCGCCTCTTCCTAGAAAGCGGCGCTCACCGATCCCTCTCTCCATCCCACAGGATGAACCCTTCTTACGTAAGCCCCCGCTCTCACCGCACCAACGCATGAATGATCCGAGAACATGAGGCCTAGTCGCTTGTAAAACGGGAGGCTTACCGCTATCCTTGTAACTGTCGACAGTAGAAATCGACGTCTCTCTAAGAGGTGATCATGCCCTCCGCAAAAGAACAGATCGCCAAGATCCTTCAAGATCAGCCGGATGACAGCTCCTATGATGAGCTTCTACGAGAATTAGCGTTCGCAAGAATGATCGATAGAGGACTTGCTGACTCTGACGCAGGAAAGACAGTCAGCCATGACGAGATGGGACGACGCATCAAGACATGGCAGAGCTGACATGGACCGCCGAAGCCGAACGATGGCTGCGTGACATTTACGACTACATCGCACTTGATAATCCATCCGCTGCCGCCCAAACTATCGAAACCATCTATCTGAAAGCCGAAATCCTTCGAGAATTTCCAGAATCAGGATACCGCTACTGGCAGAAGCCAGACCGACACATCCGTATTCTGCTTCACGGACATTATCGTATCGCTTACCTGATCAAGAACTCAGACGCGATTGACATCATCGGCGTCTTCCATGGAGCACTCAATATCGACCGGTATTTACTCTAGGACCCGCACCGAACAGCCTGCGCCCCGCCATGAGGACACTGTGCGGATGCAAGGCCTCTACTTTCAGCCCCAGCGCATGAATAATCCGAGAATCGGCATTCAGATGCAGCGCTTCAATCAAACGCGAGAATAGTGTCGCAATCTCGGCATGCACTATCTTTGGCACCAGCTTGGCCCCAGTCAATGATGTCGTACGCCTTTCCGGCAAGCAGATGGAAAAGCTGAGAGGGTGAAGCTGAAGGAGGTAGGGTAATCTGCCTTATTACGCTAGATGCCCCAATCAGGCACAAGACCTTCAGATTGTGCCCACCGTTTACCCTTTTCAGAGATGCGGAACCGGTCTCGGTGTTTGGGTATGCTTGGCCAAGGGACGATATACCCCAGACTCAAAAGCTGCGAATACCCCTTCTATGAGTGCAACTTTTAACGGATTCCTTTCTCCCAGCCCTTGCCATGCTGCATTGAAATCATCAGTGGGTTCAAAAGTATGTCCGAGGCGAGAAAGTTCTCTCACTGTCCCTGTCATCCATTCACCGAAGGATATTTCGTCTGGCGCACCAAAAGAATTTAGGGTGTTGCGCATAGCACCAAGAACGGAACCGAGGGGAATAGCTGATGCTGGAGGGTGTGACATGGAGGCAGAGCAAGAGGATAAATTGCGACAAAGCAACGACGACCGTAAGCTCAGGCAGTCCGCTGAGTCTTAATCAGCGGACGCAACTTATCTGTGGTTCTGCCTGCTTTGCGGTCTACTGCACAATATAGTAGTGCCGAGAAACATCGTTGGCCCAAGAATTCCCTTACCATCCCATTCAACACTTCGAACTATCCATCCGGCAGGCTTCGGCGCGGCTGTCGAATCCTGAATTCCTGAGGCTGTCGATGACCCGTTGCTGCCGTTCCATTTCTTGATCGTAGGGCGTTTTCCCGCCGCCGCCTGAATCGTACCCGCCGCCCCCTCCTCTTCGCGGCTGCCTCGCAGACAGCACTTTGTTCACTTCCGTTTCATAGTATCCGCGCGTTTGGGGATCGGGATCCTTCTGGTAACAGGTATTCAGAAATTGCCGGCCTTCCTGATCGTGGCCAAGGGCATAGTGGGCGAAGCCGACGTTACAGTAGGCGTTGGGTGTGTCCGGATCGAGTTTCAGGACGATTTCTGAATCCTGGAGCGCCTGTTGATACTGTTCGAGATGACTATAGGCTTGGGCGCGGTAGAGATGGGCGCCGACGTGGTCGGCATCGAGCTTGATCGCTTCGGTGAAATCGTTCAGCGCCTCTCGGTGCTTCGCTCCTCGAAACTCCCGCAGATAGGTGAGCCCTCGTCCATAATAGGCCTCGGCGGTGGGACGGAGGGTGATCGCAGCGCTGTAATCTTGAAGGGCCTGTGGAATTTGGCCGAGCATCTTCAAGGATTTTCCGCGCACAAGATGGGCCTCAGCCTGCTTCGGCTCGCGCCGGAGAACGTCACTCGCATCCTGAGCGGCCTGGACGTAGTTTCCAAGGAAATACTGGCAGCGGGCACGGGCAAGGAGCGCCGGGGTGTTGTCCCGATTCTTACTGAGCAGGGCACTGAGGGATTGAAGTGCTTGCGGGTTCCCGGCAGCATTGGCTTCGCAATGCGGCGCACTGAAGGACTCACCACAGGCCGCAATGAAACTCACGCCGATCAGTGCAACTGTCAGACATGCGACTCGACCGACTCCCCTCATGCGCCCTCCCAGAACCGGCGCATTATCGAATGTGCAGGAAACGGCGTCAAGAATGAGGGTCGGAAGCGGAGGCAGTGACCTGTTAGGCAGAGACTTCGATGTACTCCACTTGGCTGCTGGGTGGAGGAATGGGTAGGCTGTCGGCACGAAGGCCTTCCAGATGGAATTCGATAGCCTCGCGGATCATGGTTTCAGTTTCTTCAATCGTCGCTCCAGTTG is a genomic window containing:
- a CDS encoding nucleoside permease nupX encodes the protein MEEWPYRLLACIGFMTIALLAWLTGKRSRPNWTTIGGSAVLAWGLGIVSFWFPGSRWFWSIINDMVVAVLHASHKGTLFLLGPLALDPGQRLPDGTVSVGFILAAQALPAVVFFAALMAGLYYLGVMQAIVGLFARLFYRTMGLSGAESLSGAANIFVGIEAGLIVRPYLTAMTQSELLLVLTCMMATVASTVMGIYVSALQHVVPQIAGHLISASVISIPCAVLISKLTWPEDGQPVTLGGVPAVPTDPNPSPLSNGETIQPPSNLIVALIDGAGQGMKMAVGIAALLIVFLGLEALVDLALAQLPAIGGVPLSATRVLAWLTWPFAVLLGLRPEEWQIGADLLGSRFIETEVAAYFKLAAVQSASPPPLSPRSLTAMTYALCGFVHVASMGIFVGGISALVPHRAKDISVLGLRALWTAYLTTLLTGCIAGVLASS
- a CDS encoding type II toxin-antitoxin system RelE/ParE family toxin is translated as MAELTWTAEAERWLRDIYDYIALDNPSAAAQTIETIYLKAEILREFPESGYRYWQKPDRHIRILLHGHYRIAYLIKNSDAIDIIGVFHGALNIDRYLL
- a CDS encoding type II toxin-antitoxin system HicB family antitoxin, coding for MRYAIVIEKAPQNYAAYVPDLPGCVATGATIEETETMIREAIEFHLEGLRADSLPIPPPSSQVEYIEVSA
- a CDS encoding tetratricopeptide repeat protein, with the protein product MRGVGRVACLTVALIGVSFIAACGESFSAPHCEANAAGNPQALQSLSALLSKNRDNTPALLARARCQYFLGNYVQAAQDASDVLRREPKQAEAHLVRGKSLKMLGQIPQALQDYSAAITLRPTAEAYYGRGLTYLREFRGAKHREALNDFTEAIKLDADHVGAHLYRAQAYSHLEQYQQALQDSEIVLKLDPDTPNAYCNVGFAHYALGHDQEGRQFLNTCYQKDPDPQTRGYYETEVNKVLSARQPRRGGGGGYDSGGGGKTPYDQEMERQQRVIDSLRNSGFDSRAEACRMDSSKC